A window of the Dyadobacter pollutisoli genome harbors these coding sequences:
- a CDS encoding helix-turn-helix domain-containing protein, with protein sequence MHFISIIEAIKARRESLRVTQQALSDLSGVALGALKKFESGKGNPTLSTLKKLCDALGLEITLSVKKNTNP encoded by the coding sequence ATGCACTTTATATCTATCATTGAGGCGATCAAAGCAAGGCGAGAATCACTCAGGGTTACGCAACAAGCATTATCAGACTTATCTGGTGTAGCACTGGGCGCTTTAAAAAAATTTGAGTCTGGCAAAGGCAATCCTACATTATCAACATTGAAAAAACTATGTGATGCCCTAGGCCTTGAAATCACCCTAAGCGTAAAAAAAAACACTAATCCATGA
- a CDS encoding HipA N-terminal domain-containing protein, with protein MRSAKVLFKGEEAGILLQDNNGAFEFHYHKEWVEDSSKPPISLTLPKTIQAYQSEYLFPFFYNMLPEGSNKQVVCHLNRIDRNDYFGLLLTIAKSDTIGAVTIIKIEK; from the coding sequence ATGAGAAGTGCGAAGGTTCTTTTTAAAGGAGAGGAAGCCGGTATTCTATTGCAAGATAACAACGGCGCATTTGAATTTCACTATCATAAAGAATGGGTAGAAGACAGTTCGAAACCTCCTATCAGTCTGACTTTACCAAAAACGATTCAGGCTTATCAGTCTGAATACCTATTCCCTTTTTTCTATAACATGCTGCCCGAAGGCTCCAATAAACAAGTGGTATGTCACCTAAACCGTATAGATCGAAACGACTACTTTGGCTTGTTGCTCACGATTGCGAAAAGCGACACGATTGGAGCTGTGACAATTATTAAAATCGAGAAGTAA